Proteins encoded together in one Bacillota bacterium window:
- a CDS encoding extracellular solute-binding protein: MKMKSKILRSLVTLVLLVLAFTTIGFAKEKEQVELNTISGPGGLDMMLQKCREFQDKTGVRVNVTVVPYGRDQNVKLIASFMAGGSQYDVFVIDCVEVPQYAEAGWALPIDEYLTPEMKKDLLPFAADGMMYKGRWYGLPWASEWKSFLYNAAKLEKAGYKNPPKTWADLITISKKLQGARLVKYGTAWSWAAKECLVCDFTAIAATFDAKLFDDAGSPLFDKNKAAKALKWMVDSIYEHKITNPASTMWTETDVNKAMEAGDVAFALRWGLPLVPLNDPSISKTVGQWRIALMPSEDGNHPYTVSGPMGWAISFGTKHPKEALEFIFFRAGQAGAKDAAINEGVVPGWASLYKDPEIVSKIPQLDTMLEQAKHVVNRPRVPWYLDFTNSFAVELSAALTRQKTPEKALADAAKKAIEIRGSYEARVEKVKK; the protein is encoded by the coding sequence ATGAAGATGAAATCAAAGATTCTGAGAAGCCTGGTCACTTTGGTCCTACTGGTTCTTGCTTTTACTACCATAGGTTTCGCTAAGGAAAAGGAACAGGTGGAGCTTAATACCATTAGCGGTCCTGGAGGCCTGGATATGATGCTACAAAAATGCCGGGAATTCCAGGATAAAACAGGAGTCAGAGTTAATGTTACCGTCGTACCTTACGGCCGAGATCAAAATGTAAAGCTTATCGCATCGTTCATGGCAGGCGGATCTCAATATGACGTCTTCGTCATAGACTGTGTGGAAGTACCACAATACGCTGAGGCGGGATGGGCCCTACCTATAGATGAATACCTAACCCCTGAGATGAAAAAAGATCTCTTGCCCTTTGCTGCTGACGGAATGATGTATAAGGGGCGCTGGTATGGCCTACCATGGGCTTCAGAATGGAAGTCTTTCCTCTATAACGCCGCTAAGCTAGAAAAAGCGGGGTACAAAAATCCACCAAAAACCTGGGCGGATCTCATCACCATCTCTAAGAAACTTCAGGGAGCTCGTCTCGTGAAGTATGGAACCGCATGGTCTTGGGCAGCTAAGGAATGTCTAGTCTGTGACTTTACAGCAATTGCCGCTACATTTGACGCCAAGCTATTTGATGATGCGGGGAGCCCGTTATTCGACAAAAATAAAGCAGCCAAGGCCCTTAAGTGGATGGTCGACTCCATTTATGAGCATAAGATCACTAACCCGGCATCAACCATGTGGACCGAAACCGATGTCAATAAGGCTATGGAAGCAGGTGATGTAGCCTTTGCACTTCGCTGGGGACTTCCTCTTGTTCCATTAAACGACCCGTCAATATCTAAGACAGTAGGACAATGGCGTATTGCCTTAATGCCATCCGAAGATGGCAACCATCCTTACACAGTGTCCGGTCCTATGGGCTGGGCAATAAGCTTCGGAACAAAGCATCCTAAGGAAGCCCTGGAATTCATATTCTTCAGAGCTGGTCAGGCAGGAGCAAAGGATGCTGCCATTAATGAAGGCGTGGTTCCAGGCTGGGCTTCTTTGTATAAGGATCCGGAGATTGTGAGCAAGATCCCTCAGCTAGATACAATGCTAGAGCAAGCAAAACACGTAGTGAACAGGCCCAGAGTCCCATGGTACCTGGACTTCACAAATTCATTTGCTGTGGAGTTAAGTGCAGCCCTTACGAGACAGAAGACTCCCGAAAAAGCGCTAGCGGACGCCGCGAAGAAGGCTATTGAAATTCGCGGAAGCTATGAAGCAAGAGTGGAAAAGGTTAAGAAATAG
- a CDS encoding carbohydrate ABC transporter permease, with protein MSSRSSRNTISGIIAIVLTILAMVWTLLPIWWTFQTSISPEADMTSVPPRWFPSKVNLSYYWSLLFEKAGTVTAFRAGTLNSLVIGIAVSTISILLGSLAAYAIARLGVLSGKWVILLLLFAQMIPPAILVTALYVIALKLGLLNTRLLLIIIYTALSLPMTIWILRGYFLTVPLEIEESALIDGCSPPQILFRIVLPLSRSALFATGVFTFISCWGEFLMALIFTSDLSAKTIPVVIAELMGRFTVDYGLMCTAGIITSIPPVLLALLFQRLLIQGLTSGAVKG; from the coding sequence ATGTCAAGCAGGTCATCTAGAAACACCATCAGTGGAATTATAGCTATAGTTCTTACGATTCTCGCCATGGTATGGACATTACTTCCCATATGGTGGACTTTTCAAACAAGTATTTCGCCGGAGGCTGATATGACCTCAGTTCCTCCCCGATGGTTCCCTTCAAAGGTTAATCTGTCTTATTATTGGAGCCTCCTTTTTGAGAAGGCAGGGACAGTTACAGCCTTTAGGGCAGGTACCTTGAACAGCCTGGTTATCGGTATTGCTGTATCGACAATTTCAATATTATTAGGTTCCCTTGCAGCTTATGCTATAGCGAGACTAGGTGTGCTTTCAGGGAAGTGGGTTATCTTGCTGCTACTGTTTGCGCAGATGATTCCTCCTGCGATATTAGTTACAGCCCTCTATGTCATTGCATTAAAATTAGGGCTTCTTAATACAAGACTACTTCTCATAATCATATACACGGCACTATCTCTGCCCATGACTATATGGATCCTGAGGGGGTACTTTCTAACAGTTCCCTTGGAAATTGAGGAATCGGCCCTGATAGATGGATGCAGTCCTCCGCAGATACTTTTTCGAATAGTGCTCCCTCTTTCCAGATCGGCCCTATTTGCTACGGGAGTGTTTACCTTTATTTCTTGCTGGGGCGAATTTCTAATGGCTCTTATATTTACCAGTGATCTATCAGCAAAGACAATACCGGTTGTTATAGCTGAACTTATGGGAAGATTTACTGTCGATTATGGCCTTATGTGTACAGCTGGAATTATAACCTCCATACCCCCTGTGCTTTTGGCATTACTATTCCAAAGGCTCCTAATACAGGGTCTAACCAGCGGAGCTGTAAAGGGCTAG
- a CDS encoding ROK family transcriptional regulator, with the protein MSSPSKRAIVKLLRTEGPLSRKQIAERLHLSFPTVSASIAEMLPSGVIKEVTPNISGKGRKPTLLEYNRDIGYVIGVDVGGKYTRVALSNIGGEMLSKVEIPTFAYQGVEKVFTRVETSIEHVIGESGIDPSRLLAIGVGVPGIVNANRGYTFRSPFIADNEDHSLKSVLEEKFEVPVILENDVNMAVIGEKWKGAARGYRNIVFANLGVGFSCGIIINGELYRGANGAAGETGFMVIREDFLRDTFKEKGSLESRIAGEGIVTAMVHRLEQNNIAPDMVLPPERDAETVFTLALNNNDIAQEIINETITYFAMSLINIISVLNPEIVVIGGALGFAISSFLEKIVAIIEAHVPYVPKVVPSKLGTIAGVFGALAVALRAGRDDMEI; encoded by the coding sequence ATGAGTAGCCCAAGTAAGCGCGCTATTGTAAAATTGCTTAGGACTGAAGGCCCTCTGTCTCGTAAACAGATAGCTGAACGCCTACATCTTAGTTTCCCGACAGTGTCTGCCAGTATAGCGGAGATGCTTCCTTCCGGAGTTATAAAGGAGGTCACTCCTAACATATCTGGAAAGGGTCGCAAGCCTACTTTATTGGAATACAACAGGGATATCGGTTATGTCATTGGGGTTGATGTAGGAGGCAAGTATACACGGGTCGCTCTCAGCAATATTGGCGGTGAGATGCTCAGTAAGGTGGAGATTCCTACCTTTGCCTATCAAGGTGTGGAGAAGGTATTCACAAGGGTCGAAACGTCCATTGAACATGTTATCGGAGAAAGCGGAATAGATCCCTCAAGGCTTTTAGCTATTGGAGTAGGAGTGCCTGGCATTGTGAATGCAAATCGTGGCTATACGTTTCGGAGCCCTTTTATTGCTGATAATGAAGATCATTCCCTCAAGAGCGTCTTAGAAGAGAAATTTGAGGTACCTGTAATACTGGAGAATGACGTAAATATGGCGGTAATCGGAGAGAAGTGGAAAGGTGCTGCAAGAGGGTATCGAAATATAGTATTCGCAAATCTAGGTGTTGGGTTTTCATGCGGGATCATCATCAATGGAGAACTCTATCGTGGAGCCAATGGCGCAGCGGGCGAGACAGGCTTTATGGTAATCAGAGAAGACTTCCTCAGGGACACCTTTAAGGAAAAGGGGAGCCTTGAAAGTAGAATTGCCGGGGAAGGGATAGTCACTGCCATGGTACATAGACTCGAGCAGAATAACATAGCACCTGACATGGTTTTGCCGCCTGAGAGGGACGCAGAGACTGTGTTTACACTCGCATTAAACAATAATGACATAGCGCAGGAGATAATAAATGAGACAATAACATACTTTGCTATGTCATTGATAAACATTATAAGTGTCCTTAACCCTGAAATAGTGGTGATAGGAGGGGCTCTTGGATTCGCTATTTCCTCCTTTTTGGAGAAAATTGTGGCCATTATTGAGGCACATGTGCCTTATGTCCCGAAGGTAGTACCTTCAAAGCTTGGTACCATTGCAGGTGTATTTGGGGCCCTGGCAGTGGCGCTTAGAGCTGGTAGAGATGATATGGAGATATGA
- a CDS encoding sugar ABC transporter permease, translated as MSRRTLGYLLVLPAGLVIGAVLIYPIVYSAYISFFEMFIGPGTLHLIPVGFKNYIDTIRSPQWWGAFARTAYFVLYDILVGMSLGLGIAILLNREFRLRGVARALILFPYVLPSIVRALMWKWISNSDYGFLNGLLFQLGLIDNYIPWLSDPRLAIHMLILINIWEGTPFAILMYLAALQTIPKELYEASEVDGATSFQMFTKITFPLILPTTFLLVVMKTIATFKVFDLVYALTGGGPGESTQVISHLIYTTTFGSLQFGKGAAMSYILLFIILLLVILYSKLFGGEAGW; from the coding sequence ATGTCCAGGCGGACTCTGGGGTATCTGCTGGTATTACCTGCTGGTCTAGTAATTGGAGCTGTACTTATTTATCCAATAGTGTATTCAGCATATATCAGTTTTTTTGAGATGTTCATTGGACCAGGTACTTTGCATCTTATACCAGTGGGCTTCAAAAACTACATTGATACAATCAGGAGTCCACAGTGGTGGGGTGCATTTGCAAGAACGGCATATTTTGTGCTTTACGATATCTTGGTGGGAATGAGTTTAGGCCTTGGAATCGCAATTCTGCTAAATAGAGAATTTAGACTAAGAGGGGTAGCCAGGGCTCTAATTCTCTTCCCTTACGTACTTCCTAGCATAGTGCGTGCTCTCATGTGGAAATGGATATCTAATTCAGACTATGGCTTTCTCAACGGGCTACTTTTTCAATTGGGGCTGATAGACAATTATATCCCATGGCTTTCAGACCCCAGGTTGGCCATTCATATGTTGATACTTATCAATATTTGGGAAGGAACCCCATTTGCCATCCTCATGTATCTGGCCGCACTTCAAACCATACCAAAGGAATTGTATGAGGCATCAGAGGTCGATGGGGCCACTTCATTTCAGATGTTTACAAAGATAACCTTCCCCCTCATACTACCCACTACGTTCCTATTAGTCGTAATGAAGACTATTGCTACATTTAAAGTTTTTGATCTAGTGTATGCCTTAACTGGTGGAGGGCCGGGGGAGAGCACTCAGGTTATATCCCATCTTATATACACTACAACCTTCGGGTCCTTGCAGTTCGGCAAAGGTGCAGCAATGTCCTATATTCTTTTATTTATTATTCTGCTATTGGTCATTCTATACTCCAAGTTGTTTGGAGGGGAGGCAGGATGGTAG
- a CDS encoding ribulokinase, with product MSSSIKYSIGVDFGTESGRAVLVDVATGKEIATAVYKYSNGVIDEVLPDGNTKLPPDFALQDPADYLRTFEFTIPAVLKESGVDPHDVIGIGIDFTACTILPTYADGTPLCFDERFRSNPHAWVKLWKHHAAQPEANKLNAIARERGEGFLPRYGGKISSEWFFPKVWQVLDEAPEIYQAADRFIEGADWVVWQLTGVETRNSCTAGYKAIWSKREGFPSNEFFKALDPRLEHVVDEKMSRVITPLGTRAGGITPEMARKIGLIPGTAVAVGNVDAHVAVPATTVVEPNKMVMVMGTSICHMVVSDELRLVEGMCGVVEDGILPGFYGYEAGQSAVGDIFAWFVENCVPGRYEQEACERGMNIHELLEGKAKALQPGESGVLALDWWNGNRSILVDADLTGLLIGCTLATKPEEIYRALIEATAFGTYTIILAFEEKGIPIKELYACGGLPERNKLLMHIYADVTGREIRVSASSQTPALGSAMFGAVAAGKAAGGYDNIVDAAKHMAHLKDEVFRPDMENHRIYQKLFREYRKLHDYLGRGANDVMKVLKAIKAEVRG from the coding sequence GTGAGTAGCTCAATAAAGTATTCAATTGGCGTGGATTTTGGGACGGAATCGGGCCGGGCGGTGCTCGTGGATGTTGCTACTGGCAAAGAGATAGCGACGGCTGTCTACAAATATTCAAATGGCGTGATCGATGAGGTCTTGCCAGATGGGAATACCAAGCTGCCACCAGATTTCGCCCTTCAGGATCCGGCGGATTACCTCAGGACATTTGAATTTACGATTCCGGCGGTTCTCAAAGAGTCAGGAGTGGACCCCCATGATGTGATAGGGATTGGGATTGATTTCACGGCCTGCACAATTCTCCCCACCTATGCAGATGGAACTCCATTATGCTTTGATGAAAGATTCAGGAGCAATCCTCATGCATGGGTGAAGCTTTGGAAACACCATGCAGCCCAGCCTGAGGCCAATAAGCTGAATGCCATAGCCCGCGAGCGGGGTGAGGGATTTCTTCCTCGCTATGGCGGCAAGATATCATCTGAATGGTTCTTCCCGAAGGTATGGCAAGTGCTAGATGAGGCGCCGGAGATCTATCAGGCCGCGGATCGTTTCATCGAAGGGGCGGACTGGGTGGTCTGGCAGCTCACTGGGGTTGAGACTCGCAATTCCTGCACCGCGGGGTATAAGGCAATATGGAGTAAAAGAGAGGGATTTCCAAGTAACGAGTTCTTCAAGGCTCTGGACCCGAGGCTTGAGCATGTTGTGGATGAAAAGATGTCGCGCGTCATCACGCCGCTGGGAACAAGAGCCGGAGGAATAACCCCAGAGATGGCCCGGAAGATTGGTCTCATCCCTGGGACAGCTGTCGCTGTGGGGAATGTTGACGCGCATGTTGCAGTTCCGGCGACAACAGTTGTTGAGCCCAACAAGATGGTTATGGTCATGGGAACCTCCATTTGCCACATGGTAGTCAGCGATGAACTCAGGCTCGTGGAAGGCATGTGCGGAGTGGTCGAAGATGGTATTCTGCCTGGTTTCTATGGGTATGAAGCTGGCCAGTCGGCGGTTGGAGATATTTTCGCCTGGTTTGTGGAAAATTGTGTCCCGGGACGATATGAACAAGAAGCCTGCGAGCGCGGCATGAATATACACGAATTGCTCGAGGGGAAAGCGAAAGCCCTTCAGCCGGGCGAAAGTGGAGTTCTTGCCCTTGATTGGTGGAATGGAAACAGGTCCATACTTGTTGATGCGGATCTCACAGGACTCCTTATTGGGTGCACGCTCGCCACGAAGCCTGAAGAGATATATCGGGCTCTCATCGAAGCAACTGCGTTTGGCACATATACGATAATCCTCGCTTTTGAAGAGAAGGGCATTCCGATAAAGGAGCTATATGCATGCGGGGGATTGCCGGAGAGGAATAAGCTCCTCATGCATATTTATGCAGATGTCACGGGCAGGGAAATCAGGGTATCAGCCTCATCTCAGACTCCAGCTCTCGGTTCAGCCATGTTCGGAGCTGTGGCGGCAGGCAAGGCGGCGGGGGGCTATGATAATATTGTGGATGCCGCAAAACACATGGCACACCTGAAGGATGAAGTTTTCAGGCCCGATATGGAAAATCATAGAATATACCAGAAGCTTTTCCGCGAATATCGCAAGCTACATGATTATCTCGGCCGCGGGGCGAACGATGTGATGAAGGTTTTGAAGGCGATAAAGGCTGAAGTTAGGGGGTAA
- a CDS encoding alpha-glucosidase/alpha-galactosidase: MPRTKIVLIGAGSAVFGLGTLCDIIHAGEDLKGSTVTLVDVNAEYLETITNTARRMVKESGAELVIESTTDRREALKGAEFVIVSVAVNRIELWKNEFQIPLKYGVKHVLGENGGPGALFHSMRNIPIILNICHDIQEICPDALLLNFTNPMSRICLAVSKHTKVKAVGLCHQIGAGYRIVSQIMGIPKEELQLTAAGINHFTWITDMRKKDSNEDLYPKFREKLSIYDPTFEPLSRFLYDTFGLFPATGDGHAGEYVAFAGEIIGTKGYDYDAYEKGKDEMWQRLDRINSGKESVDPLLKQVSGERAIPIICGILKNTCQYELAVNIPNDGHIANLPNGSIVEVPAVVNASGVHGIHIGELPYGIAALCNKQLMVQELVVEAAITGDRNIALQALLLDPLITSADAAKKILDELLELEADYLPQFSS; this comes from the coding sequence ATGCCTCGTACGAAGATTGTTCTTATTGGAGCGGGAAGTGCTGTTTTCGGGCTTGGGACTCTATGCGACATTATCCATGCTGGTGAAGATCTTAAGGGCAGCACAGTGACCCTGGTAGACGTCAATGCGGAGTATCTGGAGACCATAACCAACACTGCTCGCAGGATGGTCAAGGAGTCTGGAGCTGAACTGGTGATCGAGTCCACAACAGATAGGCGAGAAGCTCTGAAGGGCGCAGAGTTTGTGATAGTTTCTGTGGCCGTAAACCGTATTGAACTCTGGAAGAATGAGTTCCAGATACCTCTCAAGTATGGAGTGAAACATGTCCTGGGGGAGAACGGAGGACCAGGGGCGCTATTCCATTCTATGAGAAACATCCCCATAATCCTTAATATCTGCCATGATATCCAGGAGATCTGTCCTGATGCACTACTCCTTAACTTTACTAATCCAATGAGTCGCATCTGTCTGGCTGTTTCGAAACATACAAAAGTCAAGGCCGTAGGCCTTTGCCATCAGATAGGAGCGGGCTATAGGATCGTCTCTCAGATTATGGGAATTCCCAAGGAAGAATTGCAGCTTACTGCCGCAGGAATCAACCATTTCACCTGGATTACTGACATGCGCAAGAAAGATTCTAATGAAGATCTCTATCCAAAATTTCGAGAGAAGCTCTCCATTTACGACCCAACATTTGAACCTCTTTCCCGTTTCCTTTATGACACATTTGGCCTCTTCCCTGCTACAGGCGATGGACATGCAGGAGAGTATGTAGCCTTCGCAGGAGAGATCATTGGAACCAAGGGATATGACTATGATGCCTACGAAAAAGGCAAGGATGAAATGTGGCAGCGTCTTGATCGTATTAATAGTGGCAAAGAGAGTGTTGATCCGCTCCTAAAACAAGTCTCCGGAGAGCGAGCAATTCCCATAATCTGCGGGATACTCAAGAATACGTGCCAGTATGAGCTGGCGGTGAACATCCCCAATGATGGTCATATAGCCAATCTCCCCAATGGATCTATTGTGGAAGTGCCTGCAGTAGTCAATGCATCTGGCGTACATGGTATTCATATTGGAGAGCTACCCTACGGGATAGCAGCTCTCTGCAATAAGCAACTGATGGTACAGGAGCTTGTTGTCGAGGCGGCTATAACCGGTGATCGCAATATAGCTCTTCAGGCCCTGCTTTTAGACCCCCTTATCACCAGTGCAGATGCGGCGAAGAAGATACTAGACGAGCTTCTTGAGCTGGAAGCTGATTATTTACCACAGTTTTCTTCCTAG
- a CDS encoding L-ribulose-5-phosphate 4-epimerase produces the protein MLERLREEVWKMNLELPKNGLVTMTSGNVSGRDFGTGYVVIKPSGIRYEDLRPEDMVVVNLDGEIVEGHLKPSVDTSTHLYVYKHMPEVGGIVHTHSPYATAFAALGRPIPVYLTAMADEFGGPIPIGRYAKIGGEEIGQVIVESIGKSPAILMKNHGVFTIGPTPSAALKAAVMAEDVARTVHLALQLGQPDEIPAEEVERAHRQYVEKYGQATARSVNH, from the coding sequence ATGCTGGAAAGATTGAGGGAAGAGGTCTGGAAGATGAATCTGGAGTTGCCCAAGAACGGCCTTGTCACCATGACGAGCGGGAATGTAAGTGGTCGTGATTTCGGGACGGGTTATGTTGTGATCAAACCCAGTGGAATAAGGTATGAGGACTTGAGGCCTGAGGATATGGTTGTGGTGAACCTCGATGGGGAGATAGTAGAGGGCCATCTCAAACCTTCCGTTGATACCTCGACACATCTTTATGTATATAAGCACATGCCTGAGGTCGGGGGAATCGTCCATACTCATTCCCCCTACGCCACTGCCTTTGCTGCTCTTGGGCGGCCGATCCCGGTCTATCTTACCGCTATGGCCGACGAATTTGGTGGCCCAATTCCAATTGGTCGTTACGCGAAAATCGGCGGAGAGGAAATAGGGCAGGTCATCGTTGAATCAATTGGCAAGAGCCCGGCCATTCTCATGAAGAATCATGGCGTTTTCACCATCGGCCCTACACCATCGGCCGCATTGAAAGCAGCGGTAATGGCAGAGGATGTAGCCCGCACCGTTCATCTAGCCCTTCAGCTTGGGCAGCCCGATGAGATACCGGCCGAAGAGGTGGAGCGGGCGCACAGGCAATATGTTGAAAAGTATGGGCAGGCGACCGCTCGTTCCGTCAACCATTAA
- a CDS encoding alcohol dehydrogenase catalytic domain-containing protein yields MKAAVFLGPHEMEMREIEIPRPGPGEVRIKVMACAVCGTDVRIYNHGHHNVKPPQIIGHEIAGVIDEVGQNVKGLAVGDHVVVVTSVPCNTCTHCQRGAPNLCLNFTAIGYHYPGGFAQYLIMPEEGVRSGNVIKIPDSLPFNEATLVEPLSCCINGQAYLNIGLGDKVLIIGAGPVGYMHVALAKAQGATKVMLANRSEERLKIAGEFGVDRAIPLGKEDLEKVVMEETDGNGADVVIVACSSGKAQEDAVKVAARQGRISLFGGLPRDNPYINFNSNTVHYKEIAIFGAFGSFNRQYRQALELITSKRIDASRFITATYPLEKITEALEMAEKGKRLKVVVNPW; encoded by the coding sequence ATGAAGGCGGCAGTATTTCTTGGGCCCCATGAGATGGAAATGCGAGAGATTGAGATTCCGAGACCAGGTCCGGGAGAAGTCCGTATCAAGGTTATGGCCTGTGCGGTATGCGGGACTGATGTAAGAATCTATAACCATGGCCATCACAATGTAAAACCCCCGCAGATAATAGGCCATGAGATCGCGGGCGTAATCGACGAGGTGGGACAGAATGTCAAAGGCCTTGCAGTCGGGGATCATGTCGTAGTAGTTACCTCTGTCCCATGCAATACATGTACCCACTGCCAGCGAGGAGCCCCAAATCTCTGTCTGAACTTCACGGCCATTGGATATCATTACCCCGGCGGATTTGCTCAATATCTGATCATGCCTGAAGAAGGCGTGAGATCAGGAAATGTGATAAAGATCCCAGATTCCCTTCCATTCAATGAAGCCACCCTTGTTGAACCCCTATCCTGCTGCATCAATGGGCAAGCCTATCTAAACATAGGATTGGGCGATAAGGTTCTGATAATAGGAGCAGGGCCGGTAGGGTACATGCATGTAGCTTTGGCAAAGGCTCAGGGAGCTACAAAGGTCATGTTGGCAAATAGATCAGAAGAGAGACTAAAGATCGCCGGGGAATTCGGTGTCGACAGAGCTATTCCTTTGGGAAAGGAAGACCTTGAGAAGGTTGTGATGGAAGAGACTGACGGCAATGGCGCCGATGTGGTCATAGTAGCCTGTTCATCAGGGAAAGCGCAAGAGGATGCCGTCAAAGTAGCGGCAAGGCAGGGGAGGATCAGTCTTTTTGGGGGGTTGCCGAGAGATAACCCTTATATCAATTTCAACAGTAATACCGTCCATTACAAGGAAATAGCTATCTTTGGAGCATTTGGCTCGTTCAATAGACAATATAGGCAGGCCCTGGAACTCATCACATCAAAGAGGATAGATGCTTCAAGATTCATCACGGCCACTTACCCCCTTGAGAAGATCACCGAGGCCTTGGAGATGGCGGAGAAGGGTAAGAGGCTAAAAGTTGTCGTAAATCCGTGGTGA
- a CDS encoding sn-glycerol-1-phosphate dehydrogenase: protein MKNSMRHIEELLGRSFNCECGRKHHVPIQQVVIADDAMERMSEFVTARMGEFIAARMGGFVGRPKFPAGDSGLKALLVADRNTYAVAGEAAREALERAGCDVDVLILGKTDGSVGSDQSVRGNQGAGCSGNVGGNPDGEGDQRAGCNDDAGDNQNTAGDHNVLEADEEAIRKVLARLSDMPALAYDSRARIDFNDAAKVGSSRARYGFAIAVGSGTINDITKYASFKASVPYIGVPTAPSMDGYTSSVAALLLGGFKKTLPAAPPLAVFADLSVLARAPSDMIAAGYGDLLGKLTAGSDWVLSKLVNSEYYCEFAANIARSIAFECLEKSAEIKARTKAAIKSLTEGLVWSGIAMLMVGNSRPASGAEHHISHYWEMKSLREGRPQPFHGVKVGVAAVLVAKLYREVLKLDPGSFDLSKLKERHPSREEREVRIRRFYGPLAEDAIAETAGKYLSWEEREAKLREVFGRWDEIVAMLRKIAPDPKRVRHALAEAGAPCTPDAIGFSRGWVWEALTNAKDLRMRFTVLDFADLLGCLDQIVEHLTM, encoded by the coding sequence ATGAAAAATAGCATGAGACATATAGAGGAATTGTTGGGCAGGTCATTTAATTGCGAATGCGGCAGGAAACATCATGTGCCCATTCAACAGGTTGTTATAGCGGATGACGCGATGGAGCGCATGAGCGAGTTTGTCACTGCACGCATGGGTGAATTTATCGCCGCGCGCATGGGTGGGTTTGTCGGGCGGCCCAAATTCCCGGCTGGAGATTCGGGTTTAAAGGCACTTCTCGTCGCGGACCGGAATACCTATGCAGTGGCCGGAGAAGCCGCGAGGGAAGCTCTCGAGCGCGCTGGTTGCGATGTCGATGTTTTGATCCTGGGGAAAACTGACGGTAGTGTAGGGAGCGATCAGAGTGTAAGGGGCAACCAGGGAGCAGGGTGCAGCGGAAATGTCGGGGGAAATCCCGATGGCGAGGGCGATCAGCGCGCAGGGTGTAATGACGATGCTGGAGATAATCAAAATACCGCGGGCGATCATAACGTGCTCGAGGCGGATGAAGAAGCCATAAGAAAAGTCCTTGCACGGCTTTCGGATATGCCAGCGCTGGCCTATGATTCACGGGCGAGAATAGACTTCAACGATGCGGCCAAGGTCGGATCATCCAGAGCGCGTTATGGCTTTGCCATTGCCGTAGGTTCCGGGACCATCAATGATATCACGAAGTATGCCAGTTTCAAGGCAAGCGTGCCATATATCGGCGTTCCCACAGCTCCATCAATGGATGGCTATACATCTTCGGTGGCAGCGCTCTTGCTTGGCGGTTTCAAGAAAACGCTGCCAGCGGCTCCTCCCCTGGCCGTGTTCGCTGACCTATCTGTACTGGCACGGGCCCCTTCTGATATGATAGCCGCCGGATATGGCGATCTTCTTGGAAAGCTTACCGCAGGAAGCGATTGGGTGCTTTCAAAGCTCGTAAATAGTGAATATTACTGTGAATTCGCCGCCAACATCGCAAGATCCATCGCATTTGAATGTCTCGAGAAGAGTGCGGAGATCAAGGCGCGCACAAAGGCTGCCATCAAGAGTCTGACAGAAGGGCTGGTCTGGTCTGGGATAGCCATGTTGATGGTAGGCAATTCACGTCCCGCTTCAGGCGCGGAGCATCATATTTCACACTATTGGGAAATGAAATCTCTTCGTGAAGGACGGCCGCAGCCTTTTCATGGCGTCAAGGTGGGCGTTGCCGCAGTCCTTGTCGCGAAACTATATCGTGAAGTGTTAAAGCTCGATCCTGGCTCATTCGATCTCTCCAAGCTGAAGGAAAGGCACCCCTCGCGAGAAGAACGGGAGGTCAGAATACGGCGGTTTTACGGCCCCCTGGCTGAGGATGCCATCGCTGAGACCGCTGGCAAATACCTTTCCTGGGAGGAACGGGAGGCGAAGCTACGAGAGGTTTTTGGCCGCTGGGATGAGATCGTTGCTATGCTGCGGAAGATCGCGCCTGATCCAAAGAGGGTGAGGCATGCCCTGGCGGAGGCTGGTGCGCCTTGCACGCCGGATGCCATAGGTTTCAGCCGCGGCTGGGTTTGGGAGGCTTTGACGAATGCCAAGGATCTCAGGATGAGATTTACAGTCCTTGATTTTGCGGATTTGCTCGGGTGTCTTGATCAGATTGTCGAGCATCTGACTATGTAG